In the genome of Pseudomonas sp. HS6, one region contains:
- a CDS encoding PadR family transcriptional regulator, with amino-acid sequence MRDHHSPHRDHGDSRDGFEKRHGRERGGRGPRVFAPGDLKLLLLALIAEQPCHGYDLIRQIETMFDGAYSPSPGVIYPTLTFLEESEMISGDAEGGKKRYAVTDAGRQSLSEQAVALDGVRMRIDVSKRSLRGHDRPPEIHEAVHNLRHALQMHHGRWSPEEILRVRDLLNDTAKAIVDGPAVQSAPEKAE; translated from the coding sequence ATGAGAGACCATCATTCCCCCCACCGCGACCACGGCGACAGCCGGGACGGCTTCGAAAAACGCCACGGCCGCGAACGCGGCGGGCGCGGCCCACGGGTATTCGCCCCGGGTGACCTGAAATTGCTGTTGCTGGCGCTGATCGCCGAACAACCGTGCCACGGCTACGACCTGATCCGCCAGATCGAAACCATGTTCGACGGCGCCTACAGCCCTAGCCCCGGCGTGATCTACCCGACCCTGACGTTTCTCGAAGAAAGCGAAATGATCAGCGGCGATGCGGAGGGCGGCAAAAAGCGCTACGCGGTCACCGATGCGGGTCGCCAATCCCTCAGCGAACAAGCGGTAGCGCTGGACGGCGTGCGCATGCGCATCGACGTCAGCAAGCGCTCGTTGCGCGGCCACGACCGGCCGCCGGAAATCCATGAAGCGGTGCATAACCTGCGCCACGCCCTGCAAATGCACCACGGGCGCTGGAGCCCGGAAGAAATCCTGCGGGTGCGCGACCTGCTCAACGACACCGCCAAAGCCATCGTCGACGGCCCCGCCGTTCAATCTGCCCCGGAGAAAGCCGAATGA
- a CDS encoding siderophore-interacting protein, with the protein MTEVQTQGIHRVMHEIKRRRLEVLRVVDLTPRMRRITLGGPELAGFISLGTDDHVKLLFPQNAEQAAALETLVLGAGKSDVPMPEMRDYTPRRYDLDKLELEIDFVLHGDGPASTWAEQVKPGQFLHIGGPRGSMIVPDIFDSYLLIGDETALPAIARRLEGLAANRKALVVIEVENGKEQQALESAAQVNVIWVLREGGKDNLLATIKQLQVPKGNLYAWVATETKVSRQIRRVLLDEHGLDEQFVKAVGYWRAEGSEEE; encoded by the coding sequence ATGACTGAAGTCCAGACCCAAGGCATCCACCGCGTGATGCATGAAATCAAACGCCGTCGCCTGGAGGTCCTGCGCGTGGTCGACCTGACGCCACGCATGCGTCGCATCACCCTCGGCGGGCCGGAACTGGCCGGGTTCATCAGCCTGGGCACCGACGATCACGTCAAACTGTTGTTCCCGCAGAACGCCGAACAGGCTGCGGCGCTGGAAACCCTGGTGCTAGGCGCCGGCAAGAGCGACGTGCCGATGCCGGAGATGCGCGACTACACCCCGCGTCGTTATGACCTCGACAAGCTTGAGCTAGAGATCGACTTCGTCCTCCACGGCGACGGCCCTGCCTCGACCTGGGCCGAACAGGTCAAGCCGGGGCAGTTCCTGCACATCGGTGGCCCGCGTGGCTCGATGATCGTGCCGGACATCTTCGACAGCTACCTGCTGATCGGCGACGAAACCGCCCTGCCCGCCATCGCCCGCCGCCTCGAAGGCCTGGCGGCCAATCGCAAGGCACTGGTGGTGATCGAAGTGGAAAACGGCAAGGAACAGCAAGCGCTCGAAAGCGCGGCGCAGGTCAATGTGATCTGGGTATTGCGTGAAGGCGGCAAAGATAATCTGCTGGCCACCATCAAGCAGCTTCAGGTGCCCAAGGGCAATCTGTATGCGTGGGTGGCGACCGAAACGAAAGTCTCGCGGCAGATTCGTCGGGTGCTGCTCGATGAGCACGGGCTGGACGAGCAGTTCGTCAAAGCCGTCGGCTACTGGCGCGCCGAAGGCTCCGAAGAAGAGTGA
- a CDS encoding Pr6Pr family membrane protein encodes MNAVRRRRLITSAAVLGWAGLGIQLYLIFFARLSVDASLLGGLVSFFSYFTVITNTLVAVVLTCAVTGRESAARRWFLQPWVSSGIAVSIAVVGLAYSILLRHLWHPQGWQFIADELLHDVMPLLFLAYWWVCVPKGSLRLKHLPLWLIYPLVYFAYALLRGHLLGAYAYPFIDVALLGYPQVFVNAGGILVGFVLMALLVIGIDRWQGRRL; translated from the coding sequence ATGAACGCCGTGCGGCGGCGACGCCTGATCACTTCGGCTGCGGTGCTGGGCTGGGCCGGGCTGGGGATTCAGCTGTATCTGATTTTCTTCGCGCGCCTGAGTGTCGACGCCAGTCTGTTGGGCGGGCTGGTGAGTTTTTTCAGTTACTTCACCGTGATCACCAACACCTTGGTGGCAGTGGTGCTGACCTGCGCGGTCACGGGTCGCGAATCCGCTGCCCGGCGCTGGTTTCTGCAACCCTGGGTCAGCAGTGGCATTGCCGTCAGTATTGCCGTAGTCGGCCTGGCTTACAGTATTTTGCTGCGACATCTGTGGCATCCACAGGGCTGGCAGTTTATCGCTGACGAATTGCTCCACGATGTGATGCCTTTGCTGTTCCTGGCGTATTGGTGGGTGTGCGTGCCGAAGGGCTCCTTGCGTCTGAAGCACCTGCCGCTGTGGCTGATCTATCCGCTGGTGTACTTTGCCTATGCGCTGCTGCGCGGGCATCTGCTGGGGGCTTACGCCTATCCGTTCATTGACGTGGCGCTGCTGGGGTATCCACAGGTGTTCGTCAATGCCGGGGGGATTCTGGTGGGGTTTGTGCTGATGGCGTTACTGGTGATCGGGATTGATCGCTGGCAAGGGCGGCGCCTTTAA
- a CDS encoding CS1 type fimbrial major subunit: MFKKIAFAAPLAVLALSSSVVFAAGEARHSISLVAHVPTNGFYVVPTDSDLVNKDQDMSFSPITGAMKPVEGYFDVRNNNGSVHGSLEGVPKLVGGSSIIDLKVEFNGKVLTQTPQMVVGESESDVNYRAPLRITATGTDFTPGDYTGAVTMMFDAVPPVSGSTL; encoded by the coding sequence ATGTTCAAGAAAATCGCTTTCGCTGCCCCGCTGGCTGTTCTGGCTCTGAGCTCCTCCGTAGTCTTCGCCGCGGGTGAAGCACGACACTCCATCAGCCTGGTGGCGCATGTACCGACCAACGGTTTTTATGTGGTGCCGACGGATTCTGATCTGGTCAACAAGGATCAGGACATGAGTTTCAGCCCGATCACTGGCGCCATGAAACCGGTGGAAGGTTACTTCGATGTCCGCAACAACAATGGTTCGGTTCACGGCTCGCTGGAAGGCGTTCCGAAACTGGTCGGTGGTTCGAGCATCATCGACCTCAAAGTCGAATTCAACGGCAAGGTGTTGACCCAGACCCCGCAAATGGTCGTCGGCGAATCCGAGTCCGATGTGAACTATCGCGCACCGTTGCGCATTACTGCCACTGGCACCGACTTCACGCCTGGCGATTACACCGGTGCAGTCACCATGATGTTCGACGCGGTTCCGCCGGTCAGCGGCAGCACGCTCTAA
- a CDS encoding VF530 family DNA-binding protein: MNDHNPDPLHGVTLEQILNALVTHYEWSGLAERIDIRCFKSDPTIKSSLTFLRKTPWAREKVERLYVKLMRTKRPL, translated from the coding sequence ATGAACGACCACAACCCCGATCCGCTGCACGGCGTAACCCTCGAACAGATCCTCAATGCACTGGTGACCCATTACGAATGGTCGGGCCTGGCCGAGCGCATCGACATTCGTTGCTTCAAGAGCGATCCGACCATCAAGTCGAGCCTGACCTTTTTGCGCAAGACGCCATGGGCTCGCGAGAAAGTCGAACGCCTGTACGTGAAGCTGATGCGCACCAAGCGCCCGCTCTGA